The Aureispira anguillae genome contains a region encoding:
- a CDS encoding OmpA family protein yields the protein MGNNNHFILIVLLTCLNIEFIQAYQMTVPTAIYVENAYNLKAITEAKLTVKQKETDGKYYTYGVYHTDSTGTVNLSLNKDKTYTITTKKQDYYTQITVLSTNDISRTGKNKFGLSMRPKNCYRIKGQVRTDVALTGNNFFILKDLESRETETVAIDNKGYYFACGQCGRSYLIIPFLDNEQQQIDTINLLEQYCQDRRNPLLEFNIQPQKISPKEEVIEEEKGKFAKGDSVLLENLVFEGKTRQLNKVGNEALEVLYQTLSDNPQLIVELHIHTDARKSERYNWLLAQRRGKFIHEFLIEKGIEINQFSIVPVGESQIINHCTNGKSCSKAEHAINNRVEMKVLQGDKDFLD from the coding sequence ATGGGGAATAATAACCATTTTATTTTAATTGTATTATTGACTTGTTTGAATATTGAATTTATTCAGGCTTACCAAATGACCGTTCCAACAGCAATCTATGTTGAAAATGCCTACAACCTAAAAGCAATAACCGAGGCAAAATTAACGGTTAAGCAAAAGGAAACAGATGGAAAATACTATACTTATGGCGTTTATCATACCGATAGCACAGGAACCGTCAATTTATCGTTGAATAAGGATAAAACCTATACCATTACCACAAAAAAACAGGATTATTATACCCAAATAACCGTATTGTCAACGAATGATATTAGCCGCACAGGAAAGAATAAGTTTGGGCTTTCTATGCGCCCTAAAAATTGTTATAGAATCAAAGGTCAAGTACGGACAGATGTAGCATTAACTGGAAATAATTTTTTTATTCTCAAAGATCTTGAATCAAGAGAAACCGAAACGGTAGCAATTGACAATAAGGGGTATTATTTTGCCTGTGGACAGTGTGGGCGAAGTTACCTTATTATTCCTTTTTTGGACAATGAACAACAACAAATTGATACCATTAATTTGCTAGAACAATATTGCCAAGATAGAAGAAATCCACTTTTAGAATTTAATATCCAACCTCAAAAAATTAGCCCCAAAGAAGAGGTAATCGAAGAAGAAAAAGGAAAATTTGCAAAGGGGGACTCTGTTTTATTAGAGAACCTAGTGTTTGAAGGCAAAACTCGGCAGTTGAATAAAGTAGGAAATGAAGCATTAGAGGTATTGTATCAAACCTTATCCGATAACCCTCAACTTATTGTAGAACTTCATATTCATACAGATGCTAGAAAGAGCGAGCGCTATAACTGGTTGTTGGCGCAACGAAGAGGCAAATTTATTCATGAGTTCTTGATCGAAAAAGGGATCGAAATAAACCAATTCTCTATTGTTCCTGTGGGAGAATCACAGATTATAAATCATTGTACCAACGGAAAATCTTGTTCTAAAGCAGAACATGCTATAAATAACAGAGTTGAAATGAAAGTACTACAAGGAGATAAGGATTTTTTAGATTGA